A window of the Cryptococcus decagattii chromosome 6, complete sequence genome harbors these coding sequences:
- a CDS encoding proteasome subunit beta type-5, which translates to MVVAVAASAINTTISTFASYFLFTSLPQHVMNTLLQKVQRPSKLDAFAVAEDEFASSDPAAWGSMAGFGNLSRTGSVSGMSVPRVHDPTSFLDMHTDSMSANPEAKIKIAHGTTTLAFRFKGGIIVAVDSRATAGSYVASGTVKKVIEINKFLLGTMAGGAADCQYWETYLGMQCRLHELRNKERISVAAASKILSNIVYQYKGMGLSMGTMVCGWDKTGPCIFYVDDDGQRLKGDLFSVGSGSTFAYGVLDQGYKWDLSDEEAQELGRRSIVAAGHRDAYSGNTCNLYHVRQEGWEFIGNYDINELWYEYEGKKKAARQAAVGSPMAVEA; encoded by the exons ATGGTGGTCGCTGTCGCGGCCTCAGCTATCAATACGACGATATCCACTTTCGCTTCGTACTTTCTATTCacttctcttcctcagcaCGTAATGAACACCCTTCTTCAGAAAGTACAACGACCATCAAAGCTCGACGCCTTCGCTGTCGCCGAAGACGAGTTTGCCAGCTCAGACCCCGCCGCTTGGGGAAGTATGGCCGGTTTCGGTAACCTTTCTCGAACTGGGAGTGTTTCTGGCATGAGTGTACCTCGAGTGCACGAT CCTACTTCATTCCTTGACATGCACACCGACTCAATGTCTGCCAACCCAGAAGCCAAGATCAAGATTGCACACGGCACAACGACCCTTGCTTTCCGCTTCAAGGGAGGTATCATTGTCGCGGTGGATTCTAGAGCTACAGCAGGGAGCTATGTCG CTTCCGGTACTGTCAAGAAGGTTATCGAAATCAACAAATTCCTGCTCGGAACCATGGCTGGTGGTGCCGCCGACTGTCAATACTG GGAAACATACCTCGGTATGCAGTGTCGACTGCACGAATTGAGGAATAAGGAAAGGATTTCTGTTGCAGCTGCATCCAAGATCCTTTCCAATATTGTTTACCAATACAAAGGGATGGGATTGAGTATG GGTACCATGGTTTGCGGCTGGGATAAGACTGGACCATGTATATTCTACGTCGACGATGATGGGCAGAGACTTAAGGGCGATCTTTTCTCTGTTGGTTCGGGTAGTACTTTCGCCTATGGTGTGCTAGACCAG GGTTATAAATGGGATCTTAGTGACGAGGAGGCTCAAGAGCTTGGAAGACGGTCGATCGTTGCTGCTGGTCACAGAGACGCTTATTCCGGTAACACCTGTAACTTGTACCACGTAAGACAAGAGGGCTGGGAATTTATTG GCAACTACGATATCAACGAACTGTGGTATGAATAtgaagggaagaagaaggccgcTCGGCAAGCGGCAGTTGGCTCTCCTATGGCGGTGGAAGCTTAG
- a CDS encoding 60S acidic ribosomal protein P2 has product MKLIAAYLLLQQGGNASPSAADIKALLETVGVEAEEDRLSKLISELEGKDINELIAEGSSKLASVPSGGAAPAAAAGGAAAGGAAEAAPAEEKKEEAKEESDDDMGFGLFD; this is encoded by the exons ATGAAGCTCATCGCCGCttacctccttctccaacagGGTGGCAACGCCTCCCCCTCTGCTGCCGACATCAAGGCTCTCCTCGAGACCGTTGGTGTTGAGGCTGAGGAGGACAGGCTCTCCAAGCTCATCTCCGAGCTCGAGGGCAAGGACATCAACGAG CTCATCGCTGAGGGTTCTTCCAAGCTCGCTTCCGTCCCCTCCGGTGGTGCCGCTCCcgccgctgctgctggtggcGCCGCTGCCGGTGGCGCCGCTGAGGCTGCCCCTgctgaggagaagaaggaggaggcCAAGGAGGAGTCTGACGACGACATG GGCTTCGGTCTCTTTGACTAA